Proteins from a genomic interval of Rosa chinensis cultivar Old Blush chromosome 2, RchiOBHm-V2, whole genome shotgun sequence:
- the LOC112190486 gene encoding polygalacturonase yields MAINHCACLLLISLFFMISLFGLSNAATTYNVMKYGAKADGKTDSTQAFVKTWAAACSSAQTATMYVPKGRFLLKAAVFRGPCKSRINVQIYGTLIAPTDYWALGNSGYWILFIKVNRLAVFGGTLDAKGAGFWACRKSGKSCPVGARSITFNWANDVVISGLVSINSQQTHLVINSCNNVVVRNVKLVAPDDSPNTDGIHVQSSTGVTITGATLQTGDDCVSIGPGTKNLYMSNIKCGPGHGVSIGSLGKAVNEAGVQNVTLTNAVFTGSDNGVRIKSWARPSNSFVTNILFQNIMMRNVENPIIIDQNYCPNNEGCPNQSSGVKISRVTYKNIQGTSATAEAVTFDCSPSNPCRGIRLQDIKLTYMNTVATSSCKNIGGSSTGVLMPQSCVRS; encoded by the exons ATGGCTATCAATCACTGCGCGTGCCTACTActtatctctctcttcttcatgaTATCCTTGTTCGGGTTATCGAATGCAGCCACAACTTATAATGTGATGAAATATGGTGCAAAAGCAGATGGGAAAACAGACTCAACCCAAGCATTTGTCAAGACATGGGCAGCAGCGTGCAGCTCTGCTCAGACAGCCACCATGTACGTTCCCAAAGGAAGGTTCTTGCTAAAAGCTGCAGTGTTCAGAGGCCCTTGCAAGAGTAGAATTAACGTTCAGATATACGGAACCCTGATTGCCCCTACTGATTATTGGGCTCTGGGAAACTCCGGCTATTGGATCTTATTCATTAAGGTCAATAGACTTGCAGTTTTCGGTGGTACACTCGACGCCAAGGGAGCCGGCTTTTGGGCTTGCAGGAAATCCGGAAAGAGCTGCCCTGTTGGAGCTAGG TCGATAACGTTCAATTGGGCAAATGACGTTGTGATTAGTGGTTTAGTATCCATCAACAGTCAGCAAACTCATCTTGTGATCAACAGCTGCAACAATGTAGTGGTCAGAAACGTTAAGCTGGTTGCTCCGGATGACAGCCCCAACACTGATGGCATTCATGTGCAGAGCTCAACTGGTGTTACTATCACTGGCGCAACCTTGCAAACCGGAGACGATTGTGTATCAATTGGTCCGGGCACCAAAAACCTCTACATGAGTAACATCAAGTGCGGCCCAGGACATGGCGTAAG CATTGGTAGTCTAGGCAAGGCAGTGAACGAAGCTGGGGTCCAAAATGTGACGTTGACGAATGCAGTTTTCACTGGAtcggacaatggtgtaagaatAAAGTCATGGGCCAGGCCCAGCAATAGTTTTGTGACCAACATTCTCTTCCAGAACATCATGATGCGGAACGTTGAGAACCCCATCATCATCGATCAGAACTATTGCCCAAATAACGAAGGTTGCCCTAACCAG AGTTCTGGTGTGAAGATTAGTCGAGTGACATACAAGAATATACAAGGGACGTCGGCAACGGCGGAGGCAGTGACATTTGATTGCAGCCCAAGTAATCCGTGCAGAGGGATTAGATTGCAAGACATCAAGCTTACATACATGAATACGGTAGCCACATCTTCATGCAAGAACATTGGTGGAAGCAGCACCGGAGTACTCATGCCCCAGAGTTGCGTGAGAAGTTGA
- the LOC112190680 gene encoding polygalacturonase: MSVVITCLIALPSLFESSHAAGGATYNVVSYGARGDGKTDSTKAFLRAWSSACSSARSATVYVPCGTFLLKPVVFSGPCRSSRIVFQMGAGTSTTLVAPSNYWELGNSGNWILFIKVTGLSIYGGTVDARGAGFWRCRRYGKSCTAGARSVSIFWCRNVVVSWLRSLNSQIMHMAIDNSNNVLVKNVWIRAPSGSPNTDGIHVEASTGITIIASTIMTGDDCISIGSGARNLWIERIACGPGHGISIGSLGGYVNEDGVQNVTVTSSVFTKTQNGVRIKSWARASNAFVRNIVYRNLIMKNVDNPIIIDQKYCPGNQGCPRQSSGVKISRVTYKNIRGTSGTQVAMNFYCSPSNPCWGVKLQDIRLTYLNRAATSSCANIGGSKSGVVIPRSCF; the protein is encoded by the exons ATGTCTGTTGTTATAACTTGTTTGATAGCCTTGCCTTCGCTGTTTGAATCATCACATGCAGCTGGCGGTGCAACTTACAATGTGGTGAGCTACGGTGCGAGAGGAGATGGGAAAACAGACTCAACCAAAGCATTCCTCAGGGCATGGTCCTCGGCATGCTCCTCCGCTAGAAGCGCTACTGTTTATGTTCCTTGCGGCACCTTCTTGTTGAAACCTGTAGTTTTCAGCGGGCCATGCAGAAGTAGCAGAATTGTGTTTCAGATGGGAGCAGGAACCAGTACTACTCTAGTTGCCCCTTCCAATTACTGGGAACTTGGGAACTCCGGAAATTGGATTTTGTTCATAAAGGTCACAGGCCTCTCTATCTATGGGGGCACAGTTGATGCTCGAGGTGCTGGATTTTGGCGTTGCCGGAGATATGGCAAGAGTTGCACAGCGGGAGCCAGG TCAGTATCGATATTTTGGTGTCGTAATGTGGTGGTGAGCTGGTTGAGGTCCTTGAACAGCCAAATTATGCATATGGCAATTGACAATAGCAACAATGTGCTCGTTAAAAACGTGTGGATCAGAGCCCCAAGCGGTAGTCCTAACACAGACGGCATACACGTAGAAGCTTCGACTGGGATTACCATTATTGCCAGCACCATAATGACCGGAGATGATTGCATATCAATTGGCTCCGGCGCAAGGAACTTGTGGATTGAACGCATTGCCTGTGGCCCTGGACATGGAATAAG CATTGGTAGTCTTGGTGGTTATGTGAATGAAGATGGTGTGCAAAACGTGACGGTAACAAGTTCCGTCTTCACGAAAACGCAAAACGGTGTGCGGATCAAGTCATGGGCCAGAGCTAGCAATGCTTTCGTAAGAAACATTGTTTACCGCAATCTTATCATGAAAAATGTCGACAACCCAATCATCATCGATCAGAAATATTGCCCTGGTAACCAAGGTTGTCCTCGTCAg AGCTCTGGCGTTAAGATTAGCAGAGTGACATACAAGAACATAAGGGGCACATCAGGCACACAAGTAGCCATGAACTTCTACTGCAGCCCTAGTAATCCGTGCTGGGGGGTCAAGCTGCAAGATATAAGGCTCACTTATTTGAATAGGGCAGCCACTTCCTCTTGTGCCAATATCGGTGGGAGCAAAAGCGGAGTAGTCATACCAAGGAGTTGTTTCTGA